In one window of Clostridia bacterium DNA:
- a CDS encoding cytochrome C, whose amino-acid sequence MNNRTTVGRRQAGRTLRQLILVFTVAFLWLALSGPVLAMDHSSFITGPYEKGSDVTAQCLQCHPQEGRDFMQTVHWNWAGPTPHIAGAENRSDLGKKNGINNFCIGVPSNEGKCYQCHAGYGTDLNDPNAVDCLVCHAKPSTYQKGTPAGEVPPSVDLVEAAKSVGKPTNANCGKCHFGAGGGDGVKHGDIDSTLVNPSPEHDIHMGGKGLTCASCHAGENHVIKGSSLHIMPTEGSLSCESC is encoded by the coding sequence GTGAATAATCGCACAACGGTCGGCCGCCGGCAAGCCGGGAGAACCCTGCGGCAGTTAATACTTGTATTCACAGTGGCTTTCCTCTGGTTGGCCCTTTCCGGTCCGGTACTGGCCATGGATCATTCATCCTTCATCACAGGCCCCTACGAAAAAGGCTCTGATGTAACCGCCCAGTGCCTGCAGTGCCACCCGCAAGAGGGCCGGGATTTCATGCAGACCGTTCACTGGAACTGGGCCGGGCCCACGCCTCACATCGCCGGTGCGGAAAACCGCAGCGATTTAGGTAAAAAGAACGGGATAAACAACTTCTGCATCGGGGTCCCGTCCAATGAAGGGAAATGCTACCAGTGCCACGCCGGTTACGGTACCGATCTCAACGACCCTAACGCCGTTGACTGCCTGGTTTGTCATGCCAAGCCTTCCACTTACCAGAAAGGAACTCCGGCAGGAGAAGTGCCGCCCAGTGTTGACCTGGTGGAAGCGGCCAAAAGCGTAGGTAAGCCCACCAATGCCAACTGCGGCAAGTGTCACTTCGGTGCCGGAGGAGGCGACGGGGTGAAGCACGGGGATATTGATTCAACTCTGGTGAATCCCTCCCCGGAACATGACATCCACATGGGCGGCAAGGGTCTCACCTGTGCCAGCTGCCATGCAGGCGAAAACCATGTCATTAAAGGTTCCAGCTTGCATATTATGCCCACGGAAGGAAGCCTCAGCTGTGAGAGCTGCC